A region of the Sideroxydans lithotrophicus ES-1 genome:
GAATATCTCCGAAGCGACCATGCAGAAGGTGGATAACGAGATACGCCGCATCATCGACCAGCAATACGCTTTGGCGCGCAGTCTGATCGAAGCGAATCGCGACAAGATCGAGGCCATGACCAAGGCGCTGCTGGAATGGGAAACCATCGATGCGGATCAGATCGACGACATCATGGCGGGCAATCCGCCGCGACCGCCCAAACCGAGCCAGAGCAATAAAGCACCTGAGCCGCCGAAGGATGAGGCTCCGACGGCAACGGCGACCAATAAGCCGGCCGAAGGCGTCTAAACACATACGGGGGCTAAGCCCCCGTTTTCTTATGTTCTATTGCGGCAAATTCCAGTTCGATCTTTCGCGCCCGCTTGTGATGGGCATCGTCAATGTCACCCCGGATTCATTTTCCGATGGAGGTCATCACTCCTCGACCGCTAGTGCCATAGACCATGCACAGCAACTGATAGCGGATGGTGCTGACATTCTCGACATCGGCGGCGAATCCACGCGCCCCGGTGCTGCAACAGTAAGCACGCAGGAAGAACTGGATCGCGTGCTGCCGGTGATCGAAGGGCTGCACGACATCTCTGTTCCAATCTCCATCGACACCTGGAAGCCGAAAGTGATGCGCGCCGCGCTGACGGCAGGCGCGAGCATGGTCAACGACATCAACGCGTTGCAGGAGGAAGGTGCGCTGGAAATGGTGGCCGCGAGCGGCGCGGCAGTGTGTCTCATGCACAAGCAAGGCGTGCCGCAGACCATGCAACAGCAGCCGCAGTATCAGGATGTCGTTGCCGAGGTGAGCGCGTTCCTGCGCGAACGCATTGCTGCTGCAGAAGCGGCGGGCATCGCACGCGAAAGCATGGTGATCGACCCGGGTTTTGGTTTTGGCAAGACGCTGGCGCATAATCTTGCCCTGTTACGCAATCTGGACGCATTCTGCGCCTTGGGCGTGCCGGTACTGGCGGGTTTGTCGCGCAAATCCATGCTGGGCGCGATCATCGGGCGCGATGTGGGGGAACGCATGGCAGCCAGTGTGGCAGCCGCCATGCTGGCAGTGCAACGCGGCGCAGCCATCGTGCGGGCGCATGATGTGCGCGAGACAGTGGATGCATTGAAGATTATGAACGCATTAAACCCAAAAACTGCAGTTGACCGCTCCATTGAGGACGCAGGCAAATGAACCGAAAAGAATTGAGATTTTTATCCACGCTCACCCAATGGGTGGGTCGCTACGAAGCGTATTGCGCGTCCCTCACGGCACATGGCGGCGTTGCTCCTCCTCGGAATGGAACGACCATTCCTCGTTGTCGCGCCTTGCTCTGCGCCACGATGAACGCACACTACACTTCGTCCAACTGCGGTTTCTAGGTTAAACGAGAGCGAACGATGAGCAGAAAATA
Encoded here:
- the folP gene encoding dihydropteroate synthase, whose protein sequence is MFYCGKFQFDLSRPLVMGIVNVTPDSFSDGGHHSSTASAIDHAQQLIADGADILDIGGESTRPGAATVSTQEELDRVLPVIEGLHDISVPISIDTWKPKVMRAALTAGASMVNDINALQEEGALEMVAASGAAVCLMHKQGVPQTMQQQPQYQDVVAEVSAFLRERIAAAEAAGIARESMVIDPGFGFGKTLAHNLALLRNLDAFCALGVPVLAGLSRKSMLGAIIGRDVGERMAASVAAAMLAVQRGAAIVRAHDVRETVDALKIMNALNPKTAVDRSIEDAGK